In a single window of the Drosophila albomicans strain 15112-1751.03 chromosome 3, ASM965048v2, whole genome shotgun sequence genome:
- the LOC117570323 gene encoding sialin has protein sequence MAVIPCFYVPKRVNVAVMLFMICLINYMMRVNLSINIIAMVQERYENGTIIEKPDYGTRYEWSQQDQALLLGGYFYGYMITSLPGGTLAEMLGGRNVAGYSCLAGGVLTALTPLAASWDKYAVFAIRFLIGLFTGVVYPCCHNLVSKWSPPDEKGKFVASLMGGTFGTVITWPICGVIIENLGWVWAFYIVAMIVFVVVGLWFYLVADTPAQHTTIGIKEREFIESSLGATVGNKPKWPPYRQLVVSMPFWALTMLHYGSMWGLFFLLTATPKFLSEVLGFELSSAGFLSSLPHIARLLAAFGFGSIADWIRRKGWWTITFTRKIFCVPSHIMPGIMLIILAFFGRDPYVCVAIMTISLGFNGAATSSNLANSQDLAPNFAGTMYGIINCLGTTPGFFSPLIVAAFTSESNTIDDWFWIFIIGAAAYILPAIFFWIFGSGKIQKWNEVKTTEPSEDVVNTKL, from the exons ATGGCTGTTATTCCCTGCT TTTATGTGCCGAAGCGCGTGAATGTGGCCGTAATGCTCTTCATGATTTGCCTGATCAATTATATGATGCGGGTAAATCTGTCGATCAATATTATCGCAATGGTTCAGGAGCGATACGAGAACGGAACCATCATTGAAAAGCCAGAT TACGGCACGCGCTACGAATGGTCACAACAGGATCAGGCCTTGCTGCTTGGTGGTTATTTTTATGGCTACATGATTACCTCACTGCCAGGCGGAACTCTGGCTGAGATGCTTGGCGGTCGCAATGTTGCTGGCTACAGCTGCTTGGCTGGAGGTGTGTTGACTGCGCTGACGCCTCTTGCAGCTTCGTGGGATAAATACGCGGTATTTGCGATTCGATTTCTGATTGGTCTCTTCACTGGCGTCGTATATCCGTGCTGTCACAACTTGGTATCGAAGTGGTCGCCACCGGACGAAAAGGGCAAGTTTGTGGCCTCACTGATGGGTGGCACTTTTGGCACTGTCATTACTTGGCCCATCTGTGGCGTGATCATTGAGAATCTTGGCTGGGTGTGGGCCTTCTATATAGTGGCCATGATAGTGTTTGTCGTGGTGGGTCTATGGTTCTATCTAGTAGCTGATACACCGGCACAACATACCACCATTGGCATCAAGGAGCGTGAGTTCATTGAAAGCAGTCTTGGAGCTACAGTGGGTAACAAGCCG AAATGGCCCCCATACAGGCAGTTGGTGGTCTCCATGCCCTTCTGGGCGCTCACCATGTTGCATTATGGCAGCATGTGGGGTCTGTTCTTCCTTCTGACTGCCACACCCAAATTCTTAAGCGAAGTGCTTGGCTTTGAACTCTCATCTGCTGGTTTTTTGTCCAGTTTGCCGCATATTGCACGTCTTTTGGCAGCTTTTGGCTTCGGTTCCATTGCCGATTGGATTCGTCGCAAGGGATGGTGGACAATCACATTTACCCGAAAAATTTTCTGTGTACCAT CTCACATTATGCCAGGAATAATGCTCATCATTTTGGCTTTCTTTGGTCGAGATCCGTATGTGTGCGTGGCAATAATGACCATATCGTTGGGATTCAATGGCGCAGCCACCTCCTCAAATTTGGCCAACTCACAGGATCTGGCTCCAAACTTTGCTGGCACTATGTATGGTATTATTAATTGCCTTGGCACTACGCCAGGCTTCTTCTCCCCCCTGATTGTGGCCGCTTTTACCTCAGAATCG aaTACCATCGATGATTGGTTCTGGATATTCATTATTGGTGCTGCCGCATACATTTTGCCCGCCATATTTTTCTGGATCTTTGGTTCAGGAAAGATACAGAAATGGAATGAAGTGAAAACCACCGAACCGAGCGAGGATGTTGTCAACACAAAGTTGTAG
- the LOC117567615 gene encoding 2-hydroxyacyl-CoA lyase 1 yields the protein MTEVEAVQIIAESLKQQGVEYVFGIIGIPVIELSMAFQAAGLKYIGMRNEQAACYAAQAIGYLTGKPGVCLVVSGPGLLHVTGGMANAQVNCWPLIVIGGATNQDHEGIGGFQECPQVELSRPYCKYAARPPTAALIPLHVEKAVRYATYGRPGVAYLDFPGNILQSKAVESRIYKALAHPAPPLVYPPHDEVIRAAQLLRQAKRPLVIIGKGSAYAHAENTLRHFIENTNLPFLPTPMGKGVVSDTAAQCVSSARTLALQKADVVLLLGARLNWILHFGRAPRYDKDVKFIQVDICPEELHNSVVASVAIQADIRPFAEQLFEQMNAVNFRFGYEQDWWKQLAAKCKHNRDTVQQMSLNTASPLNYYAVFHHLRELLPRDTIIVSEGANTMDIGRSMLLNEQPRHRLDAGTFGTMGVGPGFAVAAALFCRDFAPGKRVLCVEGDSAFGFSGMEIETMVRYKLPVTIVIVNNNGIYGGFDKDTFEAIRSEGDLTQITPPSALGVQVRYEEMMKMFGMQGYFCTEIEQLQAAVKAANQLTDKPTIINVAISPSSDRKPQSFNWLTESKL from the exons ATGACCGAAGTAGAAGCTGTGCAAATTATTGCGGAGTCGTTGAAGCAACAG GGTGTGGAATATGTGTTCGGCATCATCGGCATTCCGGTTATCGAACTGTCCATGGCCTTCCAGGCCGCTGGACTAAAGTACATTGGCATGCGCAACGAGCAGGCTGCCTGCTATGCTGCCCAGGCTATTGGCTACTTGACGGGGAAGCCTGGTGTCTGTCTTGTGGTTTCTGGACCCGGATTGCTCCACGTGACTG GTGGCATGGCTAATGCCCAGGTCAACTGCTGGCCGTTGATTGTCATTGGAGGTGCCACGAATCAGGATCATGAGGGCATTGGCGGATTCCAAGAGTGTCCACAGGTCGAGTTGTCTCGCCCGTACTGCAAATACGCAGCACGTCCACCAACTGCTGCGCTTATACCACTGCACGTTGAGAAGGCAGTGCGTTATGCCACCTATGGTCGTCCCGGTGTGGCCTACTTGGATTTCCCCGGTAACATACTGCAGTCGAAGGCAGTCGAGTCAAGAATCTACAAAGCATTGGCACATCCGGCCCCACCATTGGTGTATCCACCACATGACGAAGTCATTCGTGCAGCTCAATTGCTGCGTCAAGCCAAGCGTCCGCTGGTGATCATTGGCAAGGGCTCCGCATATGCTCATGCCGAGAATACGCTGCGTCATTTCATTGAGAACACAAATCTGCCATTCCTGCCCACACCTATGGGCAAGGGAGTGGTCTCTGATACTGCTGCTCAATGTGTTTCATCTGCGCGTACTTTGGCGCTGCAAAAGGCCGATGTGGTGTTGCTCTTGGGCGCACGTCTCAACTGGATTCTGCACTTTGGTCGCGCTCCACGATACGATAAGGATGTGAAGTTCATTCAGGTGGATATCTGTCCCGAGGAGCTGCACAACTCAGTGGTCGCATCTGTGGCCATTCAGGCGGATATACGGCCATTTGCAGAGCAGCTATTTGAGCAAATGAATGCTGTGAATTTCCGCTTTGGCTACGAACAGGACTGGTGGAAGCAGTTGGCAGCTAAATGCAAACATAATCGCGATACAGTCCAGCAGATGTCTTTAAACACAGCGTCGCCGCTTAACTACTATGCGGTCTTCCATCACTTGCGTGAACTGCTGCCACGTGATACGATTATTGTGAGTGAGGGTGCCAATACAATGGATATTGGTCGTTCAATGCTGCTGAATGAGCAGCCACGTCATCGCCTTGATGCTGGCACCTTTGGCACCATGGGTGTTGGTCCtggttttgctgttgccgcagCACTTTTCTGCCGCGACTTTGCGCCCGGCAAGCGTGTGCTTTGTGTGGAAGGAGACAGTGCCTTTGGCTTCTCGGGCATGGAGATCGAGACTATGGTACGCTACAAGTTGCCCGTGACCATTGTCATTGTGAATAACAATGGCATCTATGGTGGCTTCGATAAAGACACCTTTGAAGCCATACGCAGCGAGGGAGACCTAACGCAAAT CACACCACCATCGGCGTTGGGCGTTCAGGTGCGTTACGAGGAGATGATGAAAATGTTTGGCATGCAAGGTTATTTCTGCACCGAGATTGAGCAGCTACAAGCGGCAGTGAAGGCAGCCAATCAGTTGACGGATAAGCCGACTATTATCAACGTGGCGATTAGTCCTTCGTCAGATCGCAAGCCGCAATCGTTCAATTGGCTCACAGAATCAAAACTCTAA